The following proteins come from a genomic window of Methanosarcina sp. MTP4:
- a CDS encoding methanogenesis marker 17 protein: MDALETFIVESAIDSETAFYRQIIEDNLSSLKLGPAIGRIKVVLRPEDSLFQMAIILRDVGTKVTTLDMADVEAKTGASHEVVISIKKERYIPELLKKLWVRHGKANIRQPDRWTVAVDSDNPQEEAEFIGKMIVADPRHTLHEDLVDFAIRVTPEGFRVRYHLFKGNRFVFVASEEAMDREWIEEAGAMLEKLMAGGKTK, encoded by the coding sequence TTGAGACCTTTATTGTTGAATCGGCAATTGATTCGGAAACGGCCTTTTACAGGCAGATTATCGAGGATAACCTCTCGAGTCTCAAGCTCGGGCCGGCAATAGGGAGAATAAAAGTTGTGCTGCGGCCGGAAGACTCCCTCTTCCAGATGGCAATCATTCTCCGGGACGTAGGCACGAAGGTCACAACCCTTGATATGGCTGACGTGGAAGCAAAAACAGGAGCTTCCCACGAGGTTGTTATCTCGATCAAAAAAGAACGGTATATCCCGGAGCTTCTCAAGAAACTCTGGGTGCGCCACGGGAAGGCTAACATCAGGCAGCCTGACCGCTGGACCGTTGCCGTGGACTCGGACAATCCCCAGGAAGAAGCCGAGTTTATAGGAAAGATGATTGTGGCCGATCCCAGGCACACTCTGCACGAAGACCTTGTGGACTTTGCAATCCGGGTGACCCCCGAAGGGTTCAGGGTCCGCTATCACCTGTTCAAAGGCAACCGTTTTGTCTTCGTGGCATCCGAAGAAGCCATGGATAGGGAATGGATCGAAGAAGCAGGAGCAATGCTTGAAAAATTAATGGCAGGAGGGAAAACAAAATGA